The following proteins are co-located in the bacterium genome:
- a CDS encoding ATP-binding cassette domain-containing protein yields MPQSSPSAAYIAMEGVRLSRPIGLGGPFVRQKRVEIFRGLDLELPRRGLVPVTGGPGAGKSSLLLLLSGALRPDAGRIIVDGIEPWRLSGRKRRRAFAQNLYLGQNPALWHLAERAGELGEAALARAETLVGKIADDAPLAGMDRWRRLALALGARAALEQAALLLDDPFAGLGPSEREPLISWIAGEASARLVVVADPGRGFLEGAAERVVEL; encoded by the coding sequence ATGCCCCAATCCAGCCCCAGCGCCGCTTACATCGCCATGGAAGGCGTCCGCCTGAGCCGACCGATCGGCCTGGGCGGGCCCTTCGTCCGCCAAAAACGGGTCGAGATTTTCCGGGGCCTGGACCTGGAGCTGCCGCGCCGGGGGCTCGTCCCGGTAACCGGCGGCCCGGGCGCCGGGAAGTCGAGCCTCCTGCTTCTCTTATCCGGCGCCCTGCGGCCCGACGCGGGACGGATTATCGTGGACGGGATCGAGCCCTGGCGGCTGTCGGGTCGGAAGCGGCGGCGGGCCTTCGCCCAAAACCTCTACCTGGGCCAGAACCCGGCGCTGTGGCACCTGGCCGAGCGGGCGGGGGAGCTGGGCGAGGCGGCGCTGGCGCGGGCCGAGACGCTCGTCGGAAAAATCGCCGACGATGCGCCCCTGGCCGGCATGGACCGCTGGCGGAGGCTGGCGCTGGCCCTGGGGGCGCGGGCGGCGCTGGAGCAGGCGGCCCTCCTCCTGGACGACCCCTTCGCCGGTCTGGGGCCCTCCGAGAGGGAGCCGCTGATTTCCTGGATTGCCGGCGAGGCGTCGGCGCGGCTGGTGGTCGTGGCCGATCCGGGGAGGGGATTTTTGGAGGGCGCGGCGGAGAGGGTGGTGGAGCTTTAA